AGGTTTGCTCTAATTGCAGACCATAAAAACAGTTCAGAAGGTTTAGAAGAGTGTTGCAGTAGTTTTTCGGATATAAATTCTATACCTCCATGTATTAACATTTCCGAAATTAGACCGACTGCAGCAGGAATGATTTGTTTGGCGCTTCGAATCATCGGGTTCGTGGATTTGACTCGCCTTTTACAACAGGAATGCCTTTCCACGGGAATATTATAAAACCCTTAATCCGTACGGTCAAATTGGATCATTTGTACTAGCCCTGCCATTTTGGCAACATTTCGACatgaccatattgaaccttctaggccattctgcCGCCCACTCCCTAGTTACATGAGGAATAAAGGCCCGACAAAGCCTCGCTTCCTTAATATGTGCATGCTTgtcaattggattggagaagctgtgaagctataaagctttgtgtgTAAGGATAGTGATGGCAGGCCTTTATTTCAAACAATTGGTACCTTTTTCTAATAAAAAGCTCGTTTTGGACAGTGCCAAATCTCCTCAAACTTTAAACTGAGCACCTAGATTCCTGATCCAGGGAAATGGCAAAAGCACTGGCATGACAGGGCATGCCAGATTCTTCTCGTTGAAGAGCGCATAATAAAACTGTCCGGCGCATGCAAACATCTACTTAAAGACCGAATTCATAAACAGGTTTGCTTCAGATGTACATAGGTGTTCGAGCTTCGATCGCGCTAATGTCAATTTCTTAAAAGGCAAATCCCTTTCTTTGTGGGTTCAGCTGTTGTTAGACTAGACTCAACAACTAAGTATTTGTAGCGATAAACTTTAAACGTAACTTACCACCCAGACAAGCTCCCAAAGCCAAAGCCCACACTAGCGGTTGTAACGGTAAATTTAAAGCCGAATTTTCCGCCAAAGAAATTGTGATTTTTACCATCATCGTTGTTAAAGGAATATTATCGACAAACGCCGAGGTTATAGCTGAGACCTAAAAGAGAAATAAGAAAACTTTAGTTTTAATACTAAACAGTCATAAAATCTGTATACGCACCCAAAGTATAATAAGAACCGCTACCATAAGACGTGAACCCTCACTAACGCCCAAAATTATACTTTGCGTCATTTGACCAACCCATTCAATGAGACCAAGTTCAGACAGCGCTTCCATAAGAATAAAAAGAGCAGCAAAAAATAATAACGTCGACCATTCAACACGAGCCAATATAGCTTCCATATCTTCAATATCGGCTAAAATGAGCAAGAAAATGGCACCCAGCAGAGCCGTCCAGCCTAAGGAAAGACGTTGCAGCTCAGGAACTGAATGTAAGAAAAATAAGCATATGACGAAGACGAGCGCAAAGGTACATTTGACGAGCAGAGATTTATTGCGTATGGGATACTTTGCTTGCAGCTGAGTGAGTGTCTGTTTATAATTTGGCGCTGGATCATCAGCTTCGGTGACACGTTTTCTTAGACTACGCTTCAGACGATTAACTTTCTTCATCAACGTTTGGCGCACAATTTCCTCATCTTTCGAGTAGGCGGAGAGGCTGTGCGCAGCGCGCTTCCACACATGAATCTCGTGACGTAACTCCTCCACCTCGGGCGAGTCTTTAAATTGTAGATCGTTGATGTTGCGGAACTTGAAACGTAATTGCACATAAGTTTGCACCATTACCAGCAATACACCGGGCAGCATGTGAAGCGTGAATATAGCAAAATTGACACCCTGTATTTGTGAATGAAATATTTTCGTTAGTTTCGAAAGAAGATAgaagtttgaaaaatcacttacaTTGCGTGCAATGAAATTATTCGAAGCAATTATCACATTTGGTGGGTCACCGACGGGCGTAAGCGCGCCACCAATATTCGAATAAATTACCATACACATTAATATAGGCACCGGATTCAGCGACATAACCTCACACAAACGTATAGTAACGGGTGTCATAAGCAAAACAGTCGTTACGTTATCGAGGAATGAAGAGAGTACGGCCGTAAATAGGCATAGACAATTGATGAGCGGCCAAATGTGTCCATTCGTTATCTGAAGAGGcaaaaaagacaaagaaaaaatttattcagTTTCAGCCCAGCAGCCGTATCTGTCACACTCACCTTATAAGCATACACAGCCAAATAATCAAAAATACCAGTCTCTGAAAGTATAGCTACAAGTATCATCATACCAAAGAGTAGCAACAACGTCTCCACATCAATCCAACCCATAATGG
The DNA window shown above is from Eurosta solidaginis isolate ZX-2024a chromosome 2, ASM4086904v1, whole genome shotgun sequence and carries:
- the LOC137241060 gene encoding P protein-like isoform X2, encoding MTTTTTQYNNNFELNFADEEVTEGALQVWRALPERIRQDPSLASFRMEHERIHGDLDPLPSPDMPDYVKAPNAFTKVGINVTNELGQVRTLDVRDMEINNEDNHDEHEETHTRARKILKWFKISILLVVWAVFTAFLMSNNEHVDEFRLISIPRKGEEKLFPVTTASLTRLGLRLKGPFRQQESDPFGTNKSAPPMLHIQVQRKYYNGSGEEFFVEDASTVWKLVLVYPEQLDKTKETWKSNNYDISDVDEDLLLQSNYTKLNLRFITNFDTEFPLQLSIDESPIYKKEGVIYAAIVLCGLYVMIIWEVVNRTFAAMIASTLSVGILAALNSRPSMATIMGWIDVETLLLLFGMMILVAILSETGIFDYLAVYAYKITNGHIWPLINCLCLFTAVLSSFLDNVTTVLLMTPVTIRLCEVMSLNPVPILMCMVIYSNIGGALTPVGDPPNVIIASNNFIARNGVNFAIFTLHMLPGVLLVMVQTYVQLRFKFRNINDLQFKDSPEVEELRHEIHVWKRAAHSLSAYSKDEEIVRQTLMKKVNRLKRSLRKRVTEADDPAPNYKQTLTQLQAKYPIRNKSLLVKCTFALVFVICLFFLHSVPELQRLSLGWTALLGAIFLLILADIEDMEAILARVEWSTLLFFAALFILMEALSELGLIEWVGQMTQSIILGVSEGSRLMVAVLIILWVSAITSAFVDNIPLTTMMVKITISLAENSALNLPLQPLVWALALGACLGGNGTLIGASANVVCAGVAEQHGYKFTFLEFFKVGFPVMIGSIIVSTGYLLFTHVLFAWH